CAGACTATGTGGAATTAATTGCATATATACAAAAAACAATCAAAGAAAAATTTGACGTGATTTTGGAAACAGAAGTCCGCATTATTGGTGAAGAAAAATAGCAAAAAACTGGGCAAAAAGTTAGCTAACTTTTTGCCCAGTTTTTTTGTCGTAATAAGTAAAAATTTGCTAAGTAGTTCTCATGAGTAAGGACGTGCTAAAAAAATCAGCTCGTTAATACATTTCGGTACGGTTTTTCTTCGTTAAGCGTAACAAAATAGCACAAACTGCTGCGGTCACGACACCGGCTACAATTGACTCTGGAATTCCCTGTGTGAAAATGACAGTTAAAATGGCACCATATAAAAAGTTAGGACTTTGCCCGCTTTGTCCAACATACGTCCCATAGCTTTCTTGGAAGAGAAAATAAATGAAGTTCATTACCAACAAAGTATTGGTCAGTCCGCCACTAACACCAGCTATAAATAAAGCAACGCTATCGGCTTTATTTTTTAAAAGGCGACGCCCATATTTATAAACAAAAAATGGGACAACCCCGATTAAAATTCTAGGAACAATCGCGACAATCAAAGCTTTCCAATCCCCATGATTGGTTCCAATCACGTTAATAAAAGGGGAGAAAACAAAAGATAGTGGATTAGGTCTGGTCGTGGCATTATAGATACTCATAAGGCCCATTGAAAAACCAAGGAAAGCTCCCAAACGCGGTCCTAAAATAATGGAACCGATAATAACCGGCACATGTAAAATTGTGGCATTTAAAGGACCAATGGGAATAAAACCTAAAAAGGGTACCAGACTCATTAAAATCATGATGCCTAAAAAAAGTGCGGTTAAAACAAGATCAAAAGTTTTGCTGTTTTTCATTATAAACTCCTTTGGCTTAGTGTTGCTTCTACAGCTTTGACAATAGTTTCATTGGTTGCCAAAGCTCCGCGACCAAAATCGCCACAGGCTAGTAAAGCTTCCCGAGGCTCTATTTCTTTATACCCGAACTCTTTTAATGTGACAAGATTTTTTTGTGTTACTGGATTTTGATACATGTAAGTATTCATTGCCGGTGCAATTAATTTAGGTACTTTAACTTCAAGGGCCATGGCTACAGTCGTCACCATGTCATCTGCGATTCCACTGGCAAGTTTACCAATAATATTTGCTGTAGCTGGTGCAATTAATAATAAATCCGCTCGCTTAGCAAGCGCAATATGATTGACTAAATCCGCGCGCTGTTCCACCATAACGTCAGTGTGAACCGGGCGTTTTGATAAGGTTTGTAACGTGAGGGGCGTAATAAATTTAGTGCTGTTTTGAGTCATCAAAACATCGACGGCATAACCGCGTTTGGTTAATTCATTGGTTAAATCGGCAGCTTTGTATGCAGATATGCTGGCAGAGACGCCCAGTAAGATATGTTTTTGACGCATAATAGTTTGCTCCTTTTATTTATTTTTCCTTGCAGTAGTAATAGCTTGTTTTATTAACTGTGCAATTTCTTTTTTGGTAGCAGCTTCTGTGTAGCTGCCATCTTTGGCGATTAAATAACCATGATGTTCATTTGGACCAACTTCTGTTAAATCGTTAGCTAAGATAAAGTCGGCACTATTTTTTTGGATACTTTTCATCGCTACATCAAATAAGGCATTAAAGCTAACGTCAACCAGCAACTTAAAGCCAACTAATAGTGTTTCTGGCTGCAATTTTTTAATTAAGTGAATTACTTTAGGATTTTTCTTTAAAATTAAGAACAAATGATCCGTATCCGAAGAAATTTTCTTATCCTGGTGTGCGTCGGTTTCAAGTTCTGCCAACCAATTTTTTAAAACCGCAGCCGAGATACTTTCCCCATTATTTTTTGCGAGTAATCCAGTTAAAGCGATTTGTAGTTGCTCTTCGGACAAACTTGTCGCAGGGGTGAAATCACTAACGGCCATGCTGTGAATAACCGCATCATAGGAATGTGTTGTTAATAAATTTGTTAGCGTGTCTGCTAACTCTTTTGTGTCATTAATAAAATGCAGCGTAATTAGGTCACCTTCAGGCTTTTGTGCATTTTTCGTTGTGACGTAGTCGATGGTGGTCACCTCAGCGTTAAATGCGTTGGCAATTGCAACACCCAAACGACCACTTGAATGGTTTGAAATCGAGCGGACATCGTCAATTTTTTCAGATGTACCACCAGCGGTAATCAAAATGCGCATAATAAACTCCTTTTACATCGAAATAATAGTGCGGCCTTCATGCTTGCCAGCCAACAAGGATTGTGTAATAGCTCCCACATCGTAAAGAGGGGCTTCTTGAACTTTCAACTGTGAAGTAATTTTCCAATCGGTAGCCAATAAGTTCCAAATTTTTTGTCGCATAGGCATGGGTTGGTTGACTGAATCGATACCAAAGACTTTAATACCACGTAAAATAAAAGGTAGAACCGTCGTGTTCAGTTTAATACCTGAAGCGTTGCCGCACAAAGCTGCTACACCTTCATAGTCAAGTTGTGGCAAAAGGGCAGCCAAAAGGTCACCACCGACTGTATCGATGATACCGGAAAATTGTTGTTTGGCTAAAGGACGTATTTTTTCTGGGATTAAGGCATCAGGCGTGATAATTTCTGTTGCACCGATAGTTTTCAACCAGTCTGTTGCAGCATCTTTTCTGCTGACAGCGATAATTTTTTCGTAGCCTAACTTGTGTAATAGTGCAATTGCAATACTACCGACACCACCAGAAGCTCCCGTCACAAGTACTTGCTTATTTTTAGCGATATTTTGATTGATTTTTTCTACTGCGAGTGCAGCGGTAAAACCCGCTGTGCCGTATACCATACTTTCTTTTAAAGATAAACCCGCTGGTAGAGGAACCAACCAGTCGCCAGGGATACTTTGATAGTGGCTTAAACCACCAGGAGCAGATACACCTAAGCCATAACCAGTTGCAAGAACTTCATCTCCTTTTACAAAGCGACTATCATTGCTTGTAACTACAGTTCCGGCTAAATCAATTCCTAAAGTTAAGGGATAACTTCGGACAACGCCAGTTTTAGCTTGTGTTGCTAAAGCGTCTTTAAAATTTAAGGAAGAGTATGCAACTTTAACAATGACACCCTCAGTGTTGAGGGTAGTGAAATCTTGTTGGACTAAAGTAGCGTCAACTTGTCCGTCTTTTTCGTTAACGACAAATGCTTGAAATTTTTCTGTCATAATTTGCCTCCGGTTTTTTTCTAGCGTAGCCAAACGAGCCGTATTCTAGTAAAAAGATGTACTATAACGAATAAAAAAAATACATATACATATAAAGAATCGTTACGGAATTGGGCTTCGTCATTTTTATTATCATACCATAAGTAAGCTGATTTCTAGTTTTAGTTTTTCTCGGTTAGATTAAAGGAGTTTTCAGCGATGAAAAAATACTTATCGTCATGAAAAAAATCAAACTTTTTCGACCCATAAAATCCGAAATAGCACTTGTTAGCGGATAGTTATTATAATACATTTTGGCAAGTTTTTGCTATGATTTAATTAGGTCTTGTTTTTTGTCAATTTATCAGTATTCTTAATGAGTATGACCAAAAATTTTGTAGTGTAAAAGGGGGAGAAAAAGTGGCTAAATCCATCATCTCATTTAAAAATGTGACGAAACGTTACGACGATGAAGATACGGTATTAAAAAATGTCAGTTTTGAGATCGAGGAGGGCAAGTTTTATACCCTTTTAGGGCCTTCTGGTTGTGGTAAAACAACAATTTTACGGATTATTGCCGGCTTTTTAGATGCCACTGAAGGAGATATTTTCTTTGACGGCCAAAAAATTAATGATGTTCCGGCGAATCAACGCCAAGTGAATACAGTTTTTCAAGATTATGCTTTATTTCCACATATGAATGTTTTTGATAATGTGGCTTTTGGACTAAAAATAAAAAAAGTTTCCAAAGATCAAATTGAAAAACGGGTCATGGAAGCTTTGCGTCTGGTGCAACTAAAAGGATATGAAAAACGAGAAATTCGTGAAATGTCTGGCGGTCAGAGGCAACGGGTAGCCATCGCAAGAGCGATTGTCAATGAACCAAAAGTTTTACTATTAGATGAACCATTGTCTGCTTTGGATTTGAAGTTGCGGACAGATATGCAATATGAATTGCGGGAATTGCAACAACGCTTAGGAATCACTTTTATCTTTGTCACCCATGATCAAGAAGAAGCGTTAGCCATGAGTGATGAAATTTTTGTTATGAATCGCGGTAAAATCGTGCAAAGTGGAACCCCAGTTGATATTTACGATGAACCGATTAACCATTTTGTTGCCGATTTTGTCGGTGAAAGTAATATTGTGTCAGGAACGATGATTGAGGATAATCTGGTGGAATTTGTCGGCAAAAAATTTGAATGTGTCGATAGTGGGATGCGACCTAATGAACCAGTGGAAGTCGTTTTACGTCCAGAAGATTTGTCATTAACTTCCGTGGAAAAAGGCAAGCTGATTGTTAAAGTCGATACGCAATTATTCCGGGGCGTGCATTATGAGATCATCTGTTACGACGAACAAGAAAATGAGTGGATGGTTCATTCTACGAAAAAAGCTGTCGAAGGTAGTCAAATTGGACTATATTTTGAACCAGAAGATATCCACGTTATGCGCTTTAATGAATCAGAAGCTGATTTTGATGCCCGTTTAGAAAGTTACGATGAATAGGAGGAAAGACAGTGACTAAATTACGACGTTTTTACTCCGTACCGTATTATATCTGGCTGTTGCTTTTTGTCATTGCACCCGTTTTATTAATTATTTATCAGTCTTTTTTTGATATGAACGGCAATTTTTCTTTAGTTAATTATGAGACCTACCTTGGTTCTGGTAAGTATTTAACCATGACCTTAAATTCAGTATGGTATGCCTTTTTAATCACGCTTTTTACCTTATTAATTAGTTATCCGACTGCATATTTTCTGACCAAGTTGCAACATAAAGATCTCTGGTTGTTGTTAATTATTCTACCCACTTGGATTAATTTATTATTAAAAGCCTATGCTTTTATCGGGATTTTTGGTGTCCACGGTGGTATTAACAATTTCCTCGGGTTGTTTGGTATTGGACCTGAACAAATTTTATTTACAGATTTTAGTTTTTTAGTGGTTGCAACGTATATTGAATTGCCATTTATGATTTTACCGATTTTTAACGCTTTAGAAGAAATCAATCCATCGTTGGTTTTTGCTAGTCGCGACTTAGGAGCTAATAGTTTTGAGACCTTCCGCCGTGTTATTTTGCCCCTTTCCATGAACGGGGTAAAAAGTGGCGTACAAGCTGTCTTTATTCCGTCACTTTCATTATTCATGTTAACGCGTTTGATTGGTGGCAATCGTGTAATCACGCTAGGGACTGCCATTGAACAACATTTCCTTGTTACACAAAACTGGGGGATGGGTTCAACTATTGGCGTGATTTTGATTATTGCGATGTTTATCGTCATGAGCTTAACCGGAGAAAAGCGTAAAGGAGGCGTGAAAAAATGAAAAAATTCCGTTGGTCGAATCTTTATTTGATTCTCGTTTTTATCATTTTGTACATTCCCATCTTTTATCTGATTTTTTACTCCTTTAATGCTGGGGAAACCATGAATAGTTTTACCGGTTTTAGTTTGCAGCACTATCAGGCTGTGTTTGCAGATACGCGCTTGATTATTATTGTTCTCAACACGTTTATGTTGGCGTTTTTATCAGCGCTACTGGCAACTTTAATCGGTACTTTTGGTGCATTAGGCATTTATTACACCAAAAAAAGACGTTGGCGCAATGCCTTTTTAAGCGCAAATAATATTTTATTAGTTTCACCAGATGTTATTATTGGTGCCAGTTTTTTGATTTTGTTTACGTTACTAGGCAATATTTTTAAAAGTTTTAGTTTAGGCTTTTTCAGCGTGTTGCTATCTCATATTGCGTTTTCTGTCCCGATTGTCGTGTTGATGGTGTTACCAAAACTCAAAGAGATGAATGATTCAATGGTAGATGCTGCAAGGGATTTGGGAGCTAATAATATCCAAGTCATGCAAAATATTATTCTACCTTATTTATCCCCAGGAATTATCGCCGGATATTTTATGGCCTTTACCTATTCATTAGATGATTTTGCAGTAACTTTCTTTGTCACAGGTAATGGCTTTACCACGCTTTCTGTGGAGATTTATTCACGGGCAAGACAGGGGATTAGCCTTGAAATCAACGCTTTAAGCACTTTAGTCTTTATTTTTTCAATGGTCTTAGTTATCGGGTATTACTTTATCAGCAAAGACAATCATTCCAAAAAAGGCAAAAACCGCCGCAAGAAAGTGGAGGTGCCAGAACTACGATGAAAAAACTACAGTCACTTTTTATTGGAATTATCGCTGTCATTTTAGTTTTACTTTTTGCCGTTAATCGCTTGGAACACGCCAGTGGCATGTCCGGAGCCAAAGTATTAAATATTTACAACTGGGGCGATTATATTGATCCGGATTTGTTGAAAAAATTTGAAAAAGAAACTGGTTATAAAGTAAATTATGAAACTTTTGATTCAAATGAAGCCATGTTCACCAAGATTCAACAAGGGGGAACAGCTTATGACATCACGATTCCAAGTGAATACATGATCCAAAAAATGATTCAAGAGAACCTTGTTTTACCGCTAGATCATAGTAAAATAAAAGGCTTGAATAATATTCATGAAGATTTTTTAAATCAAAGTTTTGATCCCAATAATAAATATTCCATTCCTTATTTTTGGGGCACTTTGGGAATTGTTTATAATGATAAGTTTGTTAAGGCAGATGATTTAAAATATTGGCGGGATTTATGGAATGATAAATTTCGTGATAACATTATGATGATTGATGGTGCTAGAGAAGTCATCGGCTTAGGTTTGAATAGCTTAGGGTATTCTTTAAACAGTAAAAACAATCAACAGCTTAATGAAGCAGTTGAAAAATTAAAAGGCTTAACGCCTAATATCAAAGCCATTGTGGCCGATGAAATTAAAATT
The DNA window shown above is from Enterococcus montenegrensis and carries:
- a CDS encoding ECF transporter S component, which gives rise to MKNSKTFDLVLTALFLGIMILMSLVPFLGFIPIGPLNATILHVPVIIGSIILGPRLGAFLGFSMGLMSIYNATTRPNPLSFVFSPFINVIGTNHGDWKALIVAIVPRILIGVVPFFVYKYGRRLLKNKADSVALFIAGVSGGLTNTLLVMNFIYFLFQESYGTYVGQSGQSPNFLYGAILTVIFTQGIPESIVAGVVTAAVCAILLRLTKKNRTEMY
- the coaC gene encoding phosphopantothenoylcysteine decarboxylase, with the translated sequence MRQKHILLGVSASISAYKAADLTNELTKRGYAVDVLMTQNSTKFITPLTLQTLSKRPVHTDVMVEQRADLVNHIALAKRADLLLIAPATANIIGKLASGIADDMVTTVAMALEVKVPKLIAPAMNTYMYQNPVTQKNLVTLKEFGYKEIEPREALLACGDFGRGALATNETIVKAVEATLSQRSL
- the coaB gene encoding phosphopantothenate--cysteine ligase: MRILITAGGTSEKIDDVRSISNHSSGRLGVAIANAFNAEVTTIDYVTTKNAQKPEGDLITLHFINDTKELADTLTNLLTTHSYDAVIHSMAVSDFTPATSLSEEQLQIALTGLLAKNNGESISAAVLKNWLAELETDAHQDKKISSDTDHLFLILKKNPKVIHLIKKLQPETLLVGFKLLVDVSFNALFDVAMKSIQKNSADFILANDLTEVGPNEHHGYLIAKDGSYTEAATKKEIAQLIKQAITTARKNK
- a CDS encoding YhdH/YhfP family quinone oxidoreductase, yielding MTEKFQAFVVNEKDGQVDATLVQQDFTTLNTEGVIVKVAYSSLNFKDALATQAKTGVVRSYPLTLGIDLAGTVVTSNDSRFVKGDEVLATGYGLGVSAPGGLSHYQSIPGDWLVPLPAGLSLKESMVYGTAGFTAALAVEKINQNIAKNKQVLVTGASGGVGSIAIALLHKLGYEKIIAVSRKDAATDWLKTIGATEIITPDALIPEKIRPLAKQQFSGIIDTVGGDLLAALLPQLDYEGVAALCGNASGIKLNTTVLPFILRGIKVFGIDSVNQPMPMRQKIWNLLATDWKITSQLKVQEAPLYDVGAITQSLLAGKHEGRTIISM
- a CDS encoding ABC transporter ATP-binding protein encodes the protein MAKSIISFKNVTKRYDDEDTVLKNVSFEIEEGKFYTLLGPSGCGKTTILRIIAGFLDATEGDIFFDGQKINDVPANQRQVNTVFQDYALFPHMNVFDNVAFGLKIKKVSKDQIEKRVMEALRLVQLKGYEKREIREMSGGQRQRVAIARAIVNEPKVLLLDEPLSALDLKLRTDMQYELRELQQRLGITFIFVTHDQEEALAMSDEIFVMNRGKIVQSGTPVDIYDEPINHFVADFVGESNIVSGTMIEDNLVEFVGKKFECVDSGMRPNEPVEVVLRPEDLSLTSVEKGKLIVKVDTQLFRGVHYEIICYDEQENEWMVHSTKKAVEGSQIGLYFEPEDIHVMRFNESEADFDARLESYDE
- a CDS encoding ABC transporter permease; its protein translation is MTKLRRFYSVPYYIWLLLFVIAPVLLIIYQSFFDMNGNFSLVNYETYLGSGKYLTMTLNSVWYAFLITLFTLLISYPTAYFLTKLQHKDLWLLLIILPTWINLLLKAYAFIGIFGVHGGINNFLGLFGIGPEQILFTDFSFLVVATYIELPFMILPIFNALEEINPSLVFASRDLGANSFETFRRVILPLSMNGVKSGVQAVFIPSLSLFMLTRLIGGNRVITLGTAIEQHFLVTQNWGMGSTIGVILIIAMFIVMSLTGEKRKGGVKK
- a CDS encoding ABC transporter permease, which codes for MKKFRWSNLYLILVFIILYIPIFYLIFYSFNAGETMNSFTGFSLQHYQAVFADTRLIIIVLNTFMLAFLSALLATLIGTFGALGIYYTKKRRWRNAFLSANNILLVSPDVIIGASFLILFTLLGNIFKSFSLGFFSVLLSHIAFSVPIVVLMVLPKLKEMNDSMVDAARDLGANNIQVMQNIILPYLSPGIIAGYFMAFTYSLDDFAVTFFVTGNGFTTLSVEIYSRARQGISLEINALSTLVFIFSMVLVIGYYFISKDNHSKKGKNRRKKVEVPELR
- a CDS encoding ABC transporter substrate-binding protein — its product is MKKLQSLFIGIIAVILVLLFAVNRLEHASGMSGAKVLNIYNWGDYIDPDLLKKFEKETGYKVNYETFDSNEAMFTKIQQGGTAYDITIPSEYMIQKMIQENLVLPLDHSKIKGLNNIHEDFLNQSFDPNNKYSIPYFWGTLGIVYNDKFVKADDLKYWRDLWNDKFRDNIMMIDGAREVIGLGLNSLGYSLNSKNNQQLNEAVEKLKGLTPNIKAIVADEIKIYMANEESMVAVTFSGEAADMMAENPHLHYVIPAEGSNLWFDNIVIPKTAKNKAGAYDFINFMLRPENAAQNAEYIGYATPNKEAMKLLPKSITGDKQFYPTDQMLDHLEVYQDLGKEYLGIYNDLFLELKMYRR